One Dictyostelium discoideum AX4 chromosome 3 chromosome, whole genome shotgun sequence genomic region harbors:
- the ddj1 gene encoding heat shock protein: MPDNKFYDILGVARDASETDIKKAYRKLAIKYHPDKNPDPAAVEKFKELTVAYEVLSDTEKRELYDKYGEEGLKEGGAGFSPDDIFSQFFGGGGFGGFGGRGGRRGPRKGEPLQHNLKVTLEDLYKGKVQKLALQKSSKCPDCAGKGSTSKDGVKKCDDCHGQGFKVIHRQIGPGMVQKLQSQCPSCKGEGNVIREKDRCPKCKGNKTIQEKKTLEVNIDKGMKHGQKIVFPEEGDYESPDIVPGDVIVVLVQKEHPVFQRDGDDLVMEHELTLLEALTGFTFYITHLDGRVITVKNPPTQIIKQGDIKCIYNEGMPGYKRPFEKGRLFIKFNVVFPTSGQITPENAKLLEKILPKPKPVQKPVSHDGIDEEAVLHDFDTKQHSHSRSSAYDDDDEDQHGGHPQGVSCAQQ, translated from the exons ATGCccgataataaattttatgatATTTTAGGAGTTGCACGTGATGCATCAGAAACTGATATTAAAAAGGCATACCGTAAATTAGCAATTAAATATCATCCAGATAAGAATCCAGATCCAGCTGCAGTAGAGAAA ttTAAAGAACTTACAGTTGCATATGAAGTTTTATCTGATACTGAAAAGAGAGAACTTTATGATAAATATGGTGAAGAAGGTTTGAAAGAAGGTGGAGCAGGATTTTCACCAGATGATATCTTTTCACAATtctttggtggtggtggatttGGAGGATTTGGAGGACGTGGTGGTAGACGTGGACCAAGAAAAGGAGAACCACTCCAACATAATCTTAAAGTTACACTCGAGGATTTATACAAGGGTAAAGTTCAAAAACTCGCCTTACAAAAGAGTAGCAAATGTCCAGATTGCGCAGGTAAAGGTTCAACAAGCAAGGATGGTGTAAAGAAATGTGACGATTGTCATGGTCAAGGTTTCAAGGTTATTCATAGACAAATCGGTCCAGGTATGGTCCAAAAGTTACAATCACAATGTCCATCTTGCAAAGGTGAGGGCAATGTTATCCGTGAGAAAGATAGATGTCCAAAATGTAAAGGTAACAAAACCATTCAAGAGAAGAAAACACTCGAAGTAAACATTGACAAGGGTATGAAACACGGTCAAAAGATCGTTTTCCCAGAGGAAGGTGATTACGAATCACCTGATATCGTACCAGGTGACGTCATCGTTGTACTCGTTCAAAAGGAGCATCCAGTATTCCAACGTGATGGCGACGATCTCGTCATGGAGCATGAGTTGACCCTTTTAGAGGCTTTGACAGGTTTCACCTTTTACATCACCCATTTGGATGGTCGTGTCATCACCGTAAAGAATCCACCAACTCAAATCATCAAACAAGGTGATATCAAATGTATTTATAACGAAGGTATGCCAGGTTACAAGAGACCTTTTGAAAAGGGTAGActctttatcaaattcaatgtCGTTTTCCCAACCTCTGGTCAAATCACACCCGAAAACGCTAAGCTCTTGGAGAAAATACttccaaaaccaaaaccagtTCAAAAACCAGTTTCCCACGATGGCATCGATGAAGAGGCCGTTTTACATGATTTCGATACTAAACAACATTCACATAGTAGATCCTCTGCTtacgatgacgatgatgaagatCAACATGGTGGTCATCCACAAGGTGTTTCTTGTGctcaacaataa